The following proteins come from a genomic window of Aspergillus luchuensis IFO 4308 DNA, chromosome 3, nearly complete sequence:
- a CDS encoding putative DnaJ chaperone (Caj1) (COG:O;~EggNog:ENOG410PME1;~InterPro:IPR001623,IPR036869;~PFAM:PF00226): protein MPKQRDYYKVLGVSPRATQQEIRNAYKRESLKSHPDRVPVDSPERAARTRKFQEISDAYYTLSDVSRRREYDAMRMAGGVEEEEEEVPRGGAGGFPWSAFGFGTSTADSEQRANEQFGSVFEEMLREEGLASEGTDADGQTRSHPTSRFWSVVGGISGGALGFIVANAPGALAGAVAGNRLGAVRDAKGKSVYDVFLQLPQTDRARLLSELAAKVFQTTMGR, encoded by the exons ATGCCTA AACAACGCGATTACT ACAAGGTACTGGGAGTATCCCCCAGAGCGACACAACAAGAGATTCGCAATGCATACAAAAG GGAATCTCTGAAGTCTCATCCAGACAGAGTCCCTGTCGACTCGCCAGAAAGGGCGGCTCGGACACGCAAGTTCCAGGAGATTAGCGATGCTTATTACACGTTGTCGGATGTATCACGCCGACGGGAGTATGATGCGATGAGGATGGCAggcggtgttgaggaggaagaggaggaagtgcCCCGTGGAGGTGCAGGAGGATTTCCCTGGTCCGCTTTTGGCTTTGGTACTAGCACTGCTGATAGTGAGCAACGTGCAAATGAGCAATTCGGGTCGGTGTTTGAAGAAATGCTGCGTGAAGAGGGCCTTGCCAGCGAAGGCACAGATGCTGACGGTCAGACTCGTTCACATCCAACATCTCGGTTCTGGTCCGTTGTAGGTGGAATTAGTGGTGGTGCTCTCGGTTTCATCGTAGCTAATGCTCCTGGAGCATTGGCTGGCGCAGTCGCTGGCAATCGTCTTGGTGCAGTGCGAGATGCCAAAGGAAAGAGCGTTTACgatgtcttcctccagcTTCCTCAAACAGATCGAGCAAGGCTTTTGAGTGAATTAGCAGCCAAGGTCTTTCAGACGACCATGGGCCGTTGA
- a CDS encoding uncharacterized protein (COG:S;~EggNog:ENOG410PRW1;~TransMembrane:1 (i100-123o)) translates to MGWFDGKSSSSSSHHSHSRRRSSPSRRSTYSTHHPRHSAPSIFSLNGGGSRVGRTSPSVLSSSSSRRARPRTGFVQKVVRAIKRLLRDIYDYARRNPVKVLMLVVIPLLTSGVLQKLLAMIGIRLPKGLFGGNSSKPSGNSMSDNIKGLMNIAKMLM, encoded by the coding sequence ATGGGCTGGTTTGATGGAaaatcttcatcctcgtcttcccaTCACTCTCATTCCCGCCGACGTTCTTCCCCCTCACGACGTTCCACTTATTcaactcatcatcctcgtcactcTGCTCCCTCGATTTTCAGTCTGAACGGCGGTGGTAGTCGTGTCGGACGCACCAGCCCGTCCGTGCtctcttcgtcctcatcgcGGCGCGCACGGCCCCGAACAGGCTTCGTACAGAAGGTGGTTCGCGCCATCAAACGCTTGCTCCGCGACATTTACGACTATGCGCGTCGGAACCCGGTGAAGGTTCTCATGCTGGTTGTCATACCGCTCCTCACGAGTGGTGTCCTGCAGAAATTGCTCGCCATGATCGGAATCCGACTGCCAAAGGGGCTTTTTGGCGGGAACTCATCGAAGCCCAGTGGCAACAGCATGTCAGACAATATCAAGGGCCTCATGAACATTGCGAAAATGCTGATGTAA
- a CDS encoding putative endoplasmic reticulum DnaJ domain protein Erj5 (COG:O;~EggNog:ENOG410QDG0;~InterPro:IPR001623,IPR036869;~PFAM:PF00226;~SECRETED:SignalP(1-20);~TransMembrane:1 (n4-14c18/19o166-187i)): MRSIALRLFAFVALIVLAAAWTKEDYEIFRINDELAAAEGPNVTFYDFLGAKPNANQDELSKAYRQKSRLLHPDKVKRSFIANSSKDKSRSKSSKSGVHVNNGPSKREIAAAVKEAHERSARLNTVANILRGPGRERYDHFLKNGFPKWKGTGYYYSRFRPGLGSVLIGLFLVFGGGAHYAALVLGWKRQREFVDRYIRQARRAAWGDESGVRGIPGLDGASAPAPTPAPAPEPEQSAMPMNRRQKRMMDRENRKEGKKGGRATSRNSGTATPTSEPQTEPTGERKKVIAENGKVLIVDSLGNVFLEEETEDGERQEFLLDVDEIQRPTIRDTMVFRLPGWIYSKTVGRLLAPNAVDSGAESEEELSEVVESTEGTASSARPSKARRRGKRSQRS; the protein is encoded by the exons ATGAGGTCCATCGCACTTCGTCTGTTTGCGTTTGTAGCCCTGATTGTTCTGGCCGCGGCTTGGACTAAAGAAG ATTATGAAATCTTCCGTATCAATGACGAACTCGCCGCTGCAGAAGGTCCCAATGTGACATTCTACG ATTTTCTCGGCGCCAAACCCAACGCCAACCAAGATGAATTGAGCAAGGCCTACCGTCAGAAGTCCCGACTTCTGCATCCTGATAAAGTCAAGCGGTCCTTCATCGCCAACAGCTCCAAGGACAAGTCTCgctccaagtcctccaagtCCGGTGTCCATGTCAACAATGGTCCTTCGAAGCGCGAAATCGCCGCGGCCGTGAAGGAGGCTCATGAGCGCTCCGCTCGCCTCAACACCGTCGCCAATATCCTCCGTGGCCCGGGTCGCGAGCGCTACGACCATTTCCTGAAGAATGGTTTCCCCAAGTGGAAGGGAACTGGTTACTACTATTCGCGATTCCGTCCTGGTCTGGGATCCGTGCTTATTGGCTTGTTCCTGgtctttggtggtggtgcgcaCTACGCTGCTTTGGTGCTGGGCTGGAAGCGCCAGCGGGAGTTCGTCGATCGTTACATCCGTCAAGCGAGGAGAGCTGCCTGGGGTGATGAATCTGGTGTCCGGGGTATCCCCGGTCTTGATGGTGCCTCAGCTCCTGCCCCAACTCCGGCACCGGCTCCGGAGCCCGAACAGAGTGCTATGCCTATGAACCGTCGCCAAAAACGCATGATGGACAGGGAGAACCGCAAGGAGGGCAAGAAAGGTGGCCGGGCGACATCCCGGAACTCTGGAACGGCCACGCCCACTTCCGAGCCTCAGACGGAGCCCACCGGGGAGCGGAAGAAGGTGATTGCTGAGAATGGGAAGGTACTGATTGTCGACTCTCTTGGAAATGTgttcctggaggaggaaacagAAGATGGCGAGCGTCAGGAATTCTTGCTCGACGTCGATGAGATTCAGCGTCCGACAATTCGTGACACGATGGTCTTCCGCTTGCCGGGCTGGATTTACTCTAAGACGGTTGGCAGGTTGCTCGCTCCAAATGCGGTGGATAGCGGTGCTGAGTCAGAGGAGGAGCTTTCCGAAGTCGTGGAGTCGACTGAAGGCACCGCCAGCTCTGCGAGACCTTCCAAGGCAAGGAGGCGGGGAAAGCGGTCTCAGAGATCGTAA
- a CDS encoding putative COPII vesicles protein Yip3 (COG:U;~EggNog:ENOG410PMV2;~InterPro:IPR004895;~PFAM:PF03208;~TransMembrane:3 (o69-99i120-136o142-159i)), giving the protein MPLQIPIDAITSRFGERFNSVRSQSLGTRFANLRPISEFLDIKRVSKPAHFGEVQSRVNYNLSYFSSNYAAVFVMLSIYSLLTNPLLLFVIILVTGGLYGIGKLQGHDLELGFARFNTSQLYTGLLIVAVPLGFWASPISTVLWLIGATGVTVFGHAAFMDKPIENAFSEEAV; this is encoded by the coding sequence ATGCCTCTCCAGATCCCCATTGATGCGATCACCTCGCGCTTCGGCGAACGGTTCAACAGCGTTCGCTCTCAATCCCTCGGCACGCGCTTTGCCAACCTGCGTCCCATCTCCGAATTCCTGGACATCAAGCGTGTCTCCAAGCCCGCCCACTTTGGCGAGGTCCAGAGCCGTGTGAACTACAATCTGTCCTACTTCTCTAGCAACTATGCCGCCGTCTTCGTGATGCTCAGCATCTACAGCTTGCTGACCAACCCCCTGTTGCTCTTTGTCATCATCCTGGTCACCGGTGGTCTCTACGGCATCGGAAAGCTCCAGGGTCATGACCTGGAATTGGGCTTCGCCCGGTTCAACACTTCCCAGCTGTACACCGGACTGCTAATTGTCGCGGTGCCTCTGGGATTCTGGGCCTCGCCCATCTCCACTGTGCTCTGGCTGATCGGAGCCACCGGCGTGACTGTCTTCGGCCACGCCGCTTTTATGGATAAACCAATCGAGAATGCTTTTTCCGAGGAGGCGGTCTAG
- a CDS encoding uncharacterized protein (COG:S;~EggNog:ENOG410Q2KF): protein MPRWGRPPGARVGRENRRAAPWVDGAARIEEVDSEEEEDAYARSAYARQSASRDEGGGSRLRRRKMDYDDYVDEMNSIDGVDYDLREDMDSTVAYAVQLAMKDKEERLVDQALERIRRAQKQGQKNVRLSGREMEALERKRMQANRTPDHDYRNTSPQVSPGGSRSSKPPDSPSSKRGAQRRGSNASTANKHGVPSPLAENNAAYAFWAWTSGASGGSPASARSPSARTPTSQAPPRSPLQPAYAFDRLASVPQIRTPVGVKSPSVRSLPDDPQWAPPYPPPYPREPPPYPTDRRRPEPTPYMSGYRSVFDDSARSNRRGVTAMPGAAMEGRLSPEEEEEEENSSDNSAMVERRVAGSTPTRGPIGRGSRPRSSRS, encoded by the coding sequence ATGCCCCGATGGGGAAGACCACCGGGGGCACGAGTGGGGAGAGAAAACAGACGTGCAGCTCCGTGGGTGGACGGTGCGGCACGGATCGAGGAGGTTGacagcgaggaggaggaggatgcatACGCTCGATCGGCGTATGCGAGGCAGTCGGCGAGTCGGGACGAGGGTGGAGGGTCTAGGTTGCGCAGGCGGAAGATGGATTACGATGATTATGTGGACGAGATGAATTCGATTGATGGGGTGGACTATGATCTGCGTGAGGACATGGACAGCACAGTGGCGTATGCAGTTCAGCTAGCCatgaaggacaaggaggaaCGGTTGGTGGATCAAGCCTTGGAACGAATTCGACGCGCTCAAAAGCAGGGTCAGAAGAACGTACGACTTTCGGGTCGAGAaatggaggcgctggagcgCAAGCGCATGCAGGCAAACCGCACTCCTGATCACGACTACCGGAATACAAGTCCCCAGGTTTCCCCCGGTGGCAGCCGATCCTCGAAGCCACCGGACAGCCCCAGCAGCAAAAGGGGAGCGCAGCGGAGAGGGTCCAATGCCTCGACAGCGAACAAGCATGGCGTGCCCTCACCGTTAGCCGAAAACAACGCTGCCTATGCGTTCTGGGCCTGGACCTCGGGGGCCTCTGGCGGGTCCCCAGCTTCTGCACGTTCGCCATCTGCCCGCACGCCTACAAGCCAAGCACCGCCTCGATCCCCGCTCCAGCCAGCTTACGCCTTCGACCGCCTGGCTTCCGTCCCTCAGATTCGCACACCGGTGGGCGTGAAGAGTCCCTCTGTGCGTTCCCTTCCCGATGATCCACAGTGGGCGCCTCCGTACCCTCCGCCGTATCCAAGAGAACCGCCGCCGTACCCGACCGATCGTCGACGCCCCGAGCCAACTCCATATATGTCAGGCTACCGCAGCGTCTTTGACGATTCTGCGCGTAGCAACAGGCGAGGTGTGACTGCTATGCCGGGGGCTGCGATGGAGGGGCGTCTCAgtccagaggaagaagaggaggaagaaaataGTTCCGATAACAGCGCCATGGTTGAGCGCCGCGTGGCCGGCAGTACGCCGACACGGGGGCCAATCGGGCGAGGCAGTCGACCCCGGAGCAGTCGATCTTGA
- a CDS encoding Frag1/DRAM/Sfk1 family protein (COG:S;~EggNog:ENOG410PMH0;~InterPro:IPR019402;~PFAM:PF10277;~TransMembrane:6 (i7-29o59-76i97-119o131-151i163-189o201-222i)) translates to MWIISFWIFPIISACTWIAMLIAMLATWAREGSPIYASMETGQTIAYISDVGAQGLKPLFIAGSCVTVVFLDLSFLSERWLRHAGQLVPNKGKFDKACAIASICFSIAGALGLILLSIFDTLRHPNMHDGFLIMFLVGYLISAILICCEYWRLGIFYRSQHRVLLASFIIKLSFVIIEIALAIAFGVLGNKGGHYRNAAAVLEWVIALIFTFYVLSFVIDLLPSVRTRKHVPQGEKVSRHGQTTAAYPDGTYDYEEPVTTDSAGPNANYYRGQRI, encoded by the exons ATGTGGATTATATCATTTTGGATATTCCCGATCATCTCGGCGTGCACATGGATTG CCATGTTGATTGCGATGCTGGCAACCTGGGCCAGAGAAGGATCGCCGATATATGCCAGTATGGAGACGGGCCAGACCATTGC CTATATTTCCGACGTTGGAGCACAGGGTCTGAAGCCGCTGTTCATTGCGGGCAGCTGCGTCACCGTCGTTTTTCTTGATCTCTCGTTCCTGTCAGAACGCTGGTTGCGACATGCGGGTCAATTGGTCCCGAACAAGGGCAAATTCGACAAGGCCTGCGCAATCGCGTCCATTTGCTTCTCGATTGCGGGCGCCTTGGGATTGATCCTCCTTTCGATCTTTGATACTCTTCGTCATCCGAATATGCATGATGGCTTTTTGATCATGTTCTT GGTTGGATACTTGATTAGCGCCATTCTCATTTGCTGCGAATACTGGCGTTTGGGAATCTTCTATCGCTCCCAGCACCGAGTGCTCCTGGCCAGTTTCATTATTAAGCTCTCATTCGTCATCATTGAAATCGCGCTGGCCATTGCTTTTGGTGTCCTCGGCAACAAGGGTGGTCATTACCGGAACGCAGCGGCAGTTCTGGAATGGG TGATTGCGCTCATCTTCACGTTTTACGTGCTTTCTTTCGTGATCGACCTGCTGCCCTCGGTGCGCACGCGCAAACATGTGCCGCAGGGCGAGAAGGTGTCCCGGCATGGACAGACGACAGCGGCCTATCCCGATGGCACATACGATTACGAGGAGCCCGTCACAACGGACTCGGCAGGGCCAAATGCTAATTACTACCGGGGACAGCGGATATGA
- the ptyA gene encoding putative tyrosine/serine protein phosphatase (COG:S;~EggNog:ENOG410PKQK;~InterPro:IPR000387,IPR029021,IPR026893,IPR016130;~go_function: GO:0004721 - phosphoprotein phosphatase activity [Evidence IEA];~go_function: GO:0004725 - protein tyrosine phosphatase activity [Evidence IEA];~go_function: GO:0016791 - phosphatase activity [Evidence IEA];~go_process: GO:0016311 - dephosphorylation [Evidence IEA]), with protein MSSSHPRQSSVDLDSPGRPFDNIINFRDVGRTINQLIGKRVLKEGILFRSARLDDASERDKRRLVDEFHISTVVDLRSSTEHQIATNKRLAELAAAAASTESSSSSSSTESPERQSSTPPAPAPVPEPTASATSTDIHLPDLPTVTRFPVSLTGKAFERTLLWRLDWWNFFKVLALVASGYRPAAVQIVGQQVMSPRGLVGLGMDTLDSSYGEMKTLFDLFSSVTSTSSTSTSTSTSAADGSDENETEDSSAYPILIHCTQGKDRTGLIILLLLLLVADVVPEEVMREDYLRSEGELVIEMEERMKEVRLLGLSEDYTKCPRHFVETIRGHLEERYGGVQGYLGTVGVGREQVERIREVLLA; from the exons ATGTCCTCTTCGCATCCCCGTCAATCGAGCGTAGATCTCGATTCTCCGGGTCGTCCCTTCGACAACATTATCAATTTCCGGGACGTTGGGCGTACGATTAACCAGTTGATTGGGAAGAG GGTGTTGAAAGAGGGTATCCTCTTTCGAAGTGCAAGG CTAGACGATGCCTCTGAGCGCGACAAACGCCGTCTTGTAGATGAATTCCATATCTCAACGGTTGTGGATCTGAGATCGAG TACCGAACATCAAATAGCCACCAATAAGCGCTTAGCTGAactagctgctgctgctgcttcaacagagtcatcatcgtcatcatcatcaacagagTCACCCGAACGAcaatcatcaacaccaccagcaccagcaccagtacCAGAaccaacagcatcagcaacatcaacagacatccacctccccgaCCTCCCAACTGTCACTCGTTTCCCCGTTAGTTTAACAGGGAAAGCATTCGAGCGGACGCTTCTCTGGCGGTTAGATTGGTGGAATTTCTT CAAAGTCCTAGCCCTAGTAGCATCAGGCTACCGCCCCGCAGCCGTCCAAATAGTCGGACAGCAGGTCATGTCTCCGCGGGGATTAGTCGGACTAGGCATGGATACATTGGATAGTAGTTAtggggagatgaagacgTTGTTCGATTTATTCTCTTCTGTTACATCCACGTCCTCTACCTCTACCTCTACCTCTACCTCTGCCGCAGATGGGAGCGATGAGAATGAGACTGAGGATAGTAGTGCCTATCCGATTCTCATCCACTGCACGCAAGGCAAAGATCGCACGGGTCTTATCatccttcttttgcttctgctTGTGGCGGATGTGGTGCCGGAGGAGGTGATGAGGGAGGATTATCTCCGTTCTGAGGGCGAGTTGGTCATTGAGATGGAGGAGCGCATGAAGGAGGTGaggttgttggggttgtcggAGGATTATACCAAGTGTCCGCGGCACTTTGTGGAGACGATTCGGGGGCATTTGGAGGAGAGGTATGGTGGGGTACAGGGGTATTTGGGGACggttggggtggggagggagcaGGTTGAGAGGATTagggaggtgttgttggcttga
- a CDS encoding uncharacterized protein (COG:S;~EggNog:ENOG410PI5Y;~InterPro:IPR024527;~PFAM:PF12757) encodes MEAGEVLGDLDNAMEASKIQHIANTNARLYTATPPVAPELDEYKRKSILQAAAVSMARDMYAVVEAKEQGPISPSRMRSQRTATGAEPMILQQAFSLQDAAEKRAAEKLASMQDEAAIYREYYGIEPQTTRSSLQVRRRRLSIDSDASSVDAERSKEIRSQMYSLRTKLDAVDERREKDRALLMEAARRNVDATIQDMEMRVYAETGRAPAAMQKELEETALLRAKERQETDAQYQFADRVNISSQKYVDMADVEALARSRLQPTFDEITDRAETKRAREIEQRLDQEEAERREAIQRERDADTRAEERRMRASLKTDSKYKEEKARLWSRKSKRTSENETYTLTGAVDGAADEARAETAPQQTSTEGAQGTTAGAVTETAPGEAISKSESKLRSWFKGRLGRRPSGPAAGEATKSGKDTLEVVPSMEPGPAAEQPEAQVSETAEQQPETRVVEATGQQPETRAIEETEQLPEPQVAEREETQEAREISRAEPVQKSEDEDGRAWDIAHPEEKEPEVPELPAAPVVPEESEQAAAEDDSRGAALRSHPVTANDLRVMSKRMSVSEGQDEKEAVSQAGQESAGDRRSRLVSGFKKIVSKSSSEGKTEGIGSNDIARRSSQAIPTPGVETEERRASAAEQGLSVPTVRTKRASSGTGRESRFSEKL; translated from the exons ATGGAGGCGGGCGAAGTCCTTGGGGATCTCGACAACGCCATGGAAGCTAGTAAGATCCAGCATATTGCCAACACCAATGCGCGGCTTTACACCGCTACCCCTCCCGTCGCACCAGAGCTCGACGAATACAAGCGGAAGAGCATCCTGCAGGCTGCAGCAGTCTCTATGGCACGTGACATGTATGCTGTTGTTGAGGCCAAGGAGCAGGGCCCCATCAGCCCCAGTCGCATGCGCTCCCAGCGGACAGCGACGGGAGCAGAGCCGATGATCTTGCAACAGGCTTTTAGCTTACAAGATGCCGCAGAGAAgcgggcggcggagaagttgGCCAGCATGCAGGATGAGGCGGCCATCTACCGCGAATACTACGGAATCGAGCCCCAGACAACGCGCTCTAGCTTACAGGTCCGCAGACGAAGGCTATCAATCGACAGTGATGCTTCTTCGGTTGACGCTGAGAGGTCGAAGGAGATCAGAAGCCAAATGTATAGTTTGCGAACAAAGCTCGATGCGGTGGATGAGCGCAGAGAAAAGGACCGCGCGCTCCTGATGGAAGCTGCGAGAAGAAATGTCGACGCTACCATCCAAGACATGGAGATGCGTGTTTATGCCGAGACAGGGCGCGCCCCAGCCGCCATGCAGAAGGAACTGGAGGAAACCGCCTTACTTCGCGCAAaggagagacaagagacgGACGCGCAGTACCAGTTCGCCGACCGCGTGAATATCAGCTCCCAGAAATACGTCGACATGGCAGATGTGGAGGCTCTCGCTCGTTCCCGGTTGCAACCCACGTTTGATGAAATCACGGACCGTGCGGAAACGAAGCGAGCTAGGGAGATAGAGCAGCGTCTTGATCAAGAAGAGGCTGAGAGACGAGAAGCCATCCAACGCGAGCGAGATGCTGACACAAGGGCAGAGGAGAGACGCATGAGAG CTTCTTTGAAGACCGACTCCAAGTacaaagaggagaaagcccGTTTGTGGAGCCGCAAGTCGAAGCGCACTTCCGAGAACGAAACCTATACGTTAACTGGGGCTGTTGACGGAGCAGCAGACGAGGCACGCGCTGAGACTGCGCCGCAACAGACATCCACGGAGGGTGCTCAGGGGACAACTGCAGGCGCTGTTACGGAGACTGCTCCCGGCGAGGCCATCTCAAAGTCCGAGTCGAAGCTGAGATCATGGTTCAAGGGTCGGCTAGGCCGTCGTCCGAGTGGACCTGCAGCAGGCGAGGCTACGAAGTCAGGCAAGGACACTCTGGAAGTGGTCCCTTCAATGGAACCAGGGCCAGCTGCAGAACAGCCAGAGGCTCAGGTGAGTGAAACGGCAGAACAGCAACCAGAGACCCGGGTAGTTGAAGCCACGGGGCAGCAGCCAGAGACCCGGGCCATCGAAGAGACGGAACAACTGCCGGAGCCCCAGGTAgctgagagggaggaaacACAGGAAGCTCGAGAGATCTCAAGAGCTGAGCCAGTGCAGAAAtccgaagacgaagacgggcGAGCTTGGGATATTGCTCAtccagaagagaaggaaccCGAAGTTCCGGAACTACCGGCTGCTCCTGTTGTCCCTGAAGAATCTGAACAGGCAGCTGCCGAGGACGACTCGCGAGGAGCAGCGCTTCGATCTCATCCGGTGACGGCCAACGACCTTCGCGTTATGAGTAAACGGATGTCAGTCAGCGAAGgccaggatgagaaggaagctgTCAGCCAGGCAGGTCAGGAATCCGCGGGAGATAGGCGCAGTCGTCTCGTGAGTGGGTTCAAGAAGATTGTTTCCAAGAGCTCGTCGGAGGGTAAGACTGAAGGGATTGGCAGCAATGATATTGCTCGTCGAAGCTCGCAGGCCATCCCCACTCCGGGGGTGGAGACGGAGGAACGGCGGGCGAGCGCGGCGGAACAAGGCCTGTCTGTCCCAACCGTTCGAACAAAGCGAGCGAGCAGCGGGACTGGGCGGGAATCGAGGTTCTCGGAGAAGTTGTGA
- a CDS encoding uncharacterized protein (COG:S;~EggNog:ENOG410Q1C2;~InterPro:IPR038595,IPR025659,IPR007612;~PFAM:PF04525), translating to MFWFSSHQQQQQQQQQPPLLPTLPTSKSKIRRTLKAPGRPIAIRKDHITDTKTLLIVRPQGDAQSAVAYKIQDADGMTLYTATGRKFSNRPCREFRDASGLPLFELHRKTSFKNNWSVTLPGSNPTSPIAKGAVQRSSFSAAGWGNCNFTITFDNVAAADGKQPEERTLTLEVQRHGNVLALFDIVDGDRKIAEVKESIRHNEKLALMPASRLGYRPVLDVIVTPGVDMALIATIAVIASDTVFASNY from the exons atgttctggttctcttcccaccaacaacaacagcaacagcaacaacaacctcctctcctcccaaccctccccacctcgAAATCCAAAATCCGTAGAACCCTCAAAGCCCCCGGCCGCCCCATCGCCATTCGCAAAGACCACATTACCGACACCAAGACCCTCCTAATTGTGCGTCCTCAAGGCGATGCCCAATCCGCCGTGGCATACAAAATCCAAGATGCCGACGGCATGACGCTCTACACCGCTACAGGGCGCAAGTTCAGCAACCGACCTTGTCGCGAGTTCCGCGATGCGTCGGGCCTCCCACTCTTCGAACTACACCGCAAGACTTCTTTCAAGAACAACTGGTCCGTCACCTTACCCGGCAGTAACCCAACCAGCCCGATAGCCAAAGGTGCTGTCCAGCGCTCATCCTTCAGTGCCGCCGGCTGGGGGAACTGCAATTTCACCATCACGTTCGACAATGTAGCTGCGGCGGATGGGAAGCAGCCGGAGGAGCGTACCCTGACATTGGAAGTGCAACGGCATGGAAATGTGCTGGCGCTGTTTGATATCGTGGATGGGGATCGCAAGATTGCCGAGGTGAAGGAGAGTATTCGCCATAATGAGAAATTGGCGCTTATGCCTGCGTCTCGCCTTGGGTATCGCCCTGTACTGGATGTGATTGTTACTCCCGGCGTGGATATGGCTTTG ATTGCAACGATTGCGGTCATTGCATCGGACACAGTGTTTGCTTCGAACTATTAA